The Catellatospora citrea DNA segment CCGCGAGACCGCCTGCCCCAGCTCACCCGAGTACCGGCATGCCACCGTCGAACTGGCCCACCGGCTCGCCGAGCACTACCGCGACCACCCCGGCGTCGTCATGTGGCACGTGCACAACGAGTACGGCGCGCCGCTGGGCGAGTGCTACTGCGAGACCAGCGTGCAGGCCTTCCGCGGCTGGCTGCGCGAGAGCTACCACGACCTCGACGCGCTCAACGCCGCCTGGGGCACCACGTTCTGGAGTCAGCGCTACGGCGACTGGGACGAGATCGACGCCCCGCGCGCCAACCACACCGTGGTCAACCCGGCACAGCGGCTCGACTTCGCCCGCTTCAGCTCCGCCGAGAACCTGGCCTGCTACACGCTGCAGCGTGACGCCCTGCGCGCGGCCACCCCGCACCTGCCCGTCACCACGAACTTCATGGTCACCAACTGCAAGTCCATGGACCTGTGGCGGTGGGCGCCGGAGGTCGACGTCGTCTCCAACGACCACTACCTCAACGCCGAGCAGCCCGACAACCACATCGACCTGGCCATGGCTGCGGACCTGAGCCGCTCGCTGGGCGGCGGCCGGCCGTGGCTGCTGATGGAGCACTCCACCGGCGCGGTCAGCTGGCAGCCCCGCAACATCGCCAAGCGCCCGGGGGAGATGCGCCGCAACAGCCTCGCGCACGTGGCGCGCGGCTCGGACTCGGTGCTGTTCTTCCAGTGGCGGGCCTCGCGCGCCGGGGCGGAGAAGTTCCACTCGGCGATGCTGCCGCACGCCGGCACCGATTCGGACCTGTGGCGCGACGTGGTCGCGCTGGGCGGGGAGGTCGGCAGGCTTTCGGGGGTACGCGGCACGCGGGTGTCCGCCGAGGTCGCCGTGGTCTGGGACTGGGAGTCCTGGTGGGCGCTGGACCTGGAGTGGCGCCCGAGCATCGACCTGCGCTTCCGGGAGCGCGTCGAGGCGTACTACGCGGCCCTGTGGCGTGAGCACGCCACCGTCGACTTCGTCCATCCGGCGGCGGACCTCTCGGCGTACAAGCTGGTGGTCGCCCCCAGCGCCTATCTGCTCGGGGAGGCCGCCGCGAAGAACCTGCGGTGTTTCGTCGAGTCGGGCGGACACCTGCTGGTGTCGTACTTCTCCGGGATCGTCGACGAGCACGACGCGGTGCATCCGGGGGCGTACCCGGGTGTGCTGCGCGACGTGCTCGGACTGTCCGTCGAGGAGTTCCACCCGCTGCGCGAGCACGAGACGGTCGCGCTGTCCGACGGCGGCGCGGCCCGGGTGTGGTCGGAGCGGGTCCGCCCGGCGGGCGCGGTGACGGTCACCGAGTTCGCCACGGGCCCCGACGCCGGGCACCCCGCGGTCACCCGGCACGAGCTGGGCCGGGGCACTGCCTGGTATGTCGCGACCAGCGTGGACGGGCTGCGCCCGCTGCTGTCGGCGGCCCTCGACACGGCCGGGGTGTCGCGTCCGCGCGGCCTGCCGGACGCGGTCGAGGCGGTGCGCCGCGGCGGTCACCTGTTCCTGCTGAACCACGGCGACGAGCCGGCGGTCGTGCCGGACGTGGTCGGCGTGGACGTGCTCGACGGGACGTCGTTCCCCGCCGGGGTGACCGTGCCGGCAGGCGGCGTGCGGGTGATCGAAGTCGGCTGAGCGGGGCGTCGCCCGCGCGGTGCGGGTGACGCGTCGATGTCGGACATGTTGCCGATGTGTCTGTGAGCGTTCACATATTCGCAACAGTCGCGTCGGCTGTCAACGGCGGCGTCGCCGGGTGCCCTACCACCCGGCGGCGTCGCTCTTTACATGGAGCCGTACACCGACATCGCGGTCAGCGCCCGGGAGTTGTAGTCGAACAGGGCCTGGTTCTCCCAGCCGTTGCCCGACGACGGGTTGGTCGGGTCCCAGCCCGCACCGGCCTGCGCGGTCCACGCCGGCTCCCAGTAGAAGACGCCCATGCCGCGGCCGTTGGGCACGTTCTTGACGATGTTCACCACGGCCTGGAACGCGTCGCGCTGCCCGGTCGCGCTGGCCGGATAGCCGCAGGTGTTCGCCAGCGACGAGGTGAAGATGTTGGTCTCGCCGTCGTCCTGCGCGGTGGTGAACCCGTAGGCCGTCTCGGCCACGATCACCGGCTTGCCGTACCGGGAGGCCATGTCGTTGAGATTGCTCTGCAGCCCCGACAGCGGCCCGTGCCAGTAGCAGTAGTACGACGCCCCGATCACGTCGAACGGCACCCCGTACGCCACGGCCTGGTCGAACCACCAGCGGAAGGTGGCGTTGTCGCCGCCCTCGGCCAGGTGCAGCATCACCAGCGTCGAGGAGTTGACCGCCTTGACCGCGTTGACGCCCGACTTGAGCAGCTGCGACAGGTTGCCCCAGTTGGAAGTGCTGCCGGTGGGCAGCAGCATGCCGGGGTTGATCTCGTTGCCGACCTGCACCATGTCCGCGGTGGTGCCCTGCGCCTTGAGCGCGTTGAGCACGTCGTAGGTGTGGTTGTAGACCGCGGTGTTCAGCTGCGCCAGCGAGTAGCCCGACCAGGCCGCCGGCGGGACCTGCTTGCCCGGGTCGGCCCAGGAGTCGGAGTAGTGGAAGTCGACCAGCAGCTTCAGGCCCTGCGCCTTGATCCGCTGCGCCATGGTCAGCACCCGGGCCTTGTTGTTGTAGCCGTCGGCCGGGTTCACCCACACCTTGAGCCGGGCGTAGTTCATGCCCGCGTTCTTCAGGATGGCGATGGCGTCGCCCTGCGTCCCGGAGCTGGTGTAGTACAGCGCGCCGAAGTCCTCGTTCTTCTTCAGCGACGACAGGTCACCACCCTTGACCTGCAGCGACGTGCCGCCGGTGGTGCCCTTCACGAAGGTCACGTCGTCCACGTTGATCCACTGGTTGGCGGCGGCGCTGGAGTACACGCTCAGCGTGCACGACGTCGAGGAGACGCTGGCCGTCACCGACACCTGCACCCACGTGCTGCTGCTGGTCGGGATGTTGACCTGCGCCTGCGCGCCGCCGCAGTTCTTCATCGCCAGGTATGCCGCCGACTGCCCGCCACCCGAGCGCACCCACGCGCTCAGCGTGTACGAGCCCGTGCTCAGGCCGGTCAGGGTCTGGTACGTCTCGACCGTGTACGCCGAAGCCGACCAGTGCGTGCCGCGATAGCTGCCGCTGCGCCCGCCCGCCTCGCTCTTCGACGCCGCGACGGTGCCCGACTCCGACCAGCCGGTCGGGGTCTGGCTCGCCCCGTTGGACTCGAACCCGGGGTTGGTGACCGTCGACGCCGCCGCGGCCGGCAGCGCGGGCGCGGCCAGCGCCGCCACCGCGGCGAGTGCCGCCGCGGCCAGCAGTGCCTTTGCTCTGTGCATGATTCCTCCTGATGTGTGAGTCGCTCACAGACACATCGGGGGAGCATCCACAGCAGACCGGGCGGCAGCTGTGAACGTTCACAGAAAACATCGACGCGCGTGCGTTGTCAAGAGGGGCGTTCCGACCCGCGGAACCGGTCCGGCTTGACCTCAAGCGATCTTTAACTTTTAGCGTGGCCGGTATCCGTCCAGCCGGCCGACAGGAGAACCACGTGTCCCACACCCAGGTGAGGCTTGCCGTCGTCATCGGCAGCGTCCGCCCCGAACGATTCGGCCCGACGGTGGCCGACTGGTTCGTCGGTGAGACGCAGCACCGCGACGACGTCCAGGTAGATCTGGTCGACCTGGCAGCCGACTCGACCGGCTCGCCACCGACCGCGCAGTCGCCCGGGCTCGCGCACCGGCTCGCCGCCGCGGATGCGTTCGTCGTGGTGACGCCGGAGTACAACCACAGCTATCCGGCCGCGCTCAAGAACATGATCGACACGCATGGCCGGGAGTTCCGCGCCAAGCCCGTGGCGTTCGTGTCGTACGGCGGTCTCTCCGGCGGCCTGCGGGCCGTCGAGCACCTGCGACCGGTCTTCGCGGAACTGCACGCCGTCACCACCCGGGACACGGTCAGCTTCCACGGCGCGTGGAAGCAGTTCGACGGCGCCGGGCAGCCGAAGGACCCGGCGGCGCCCGCCGCCGCGGCCGGCCGACTCCTCGACCAGCTGACATGGTGGGCGCGGGCGTTGCAGGCCGCCAAAGCGACCTCGCCGTACCCGGCCTGACGGGATCGCCCAGGCCCGCACGGTCGTCCCGATGATCATCGTCGATCACCGGGACGACCTCGGCCGGTCAGCAGAGCCGCCCGGGGCGGCGAACGCGCGAAGTGGCAACATGGGCCGCCACGACCGGTTGCCGTACGGACGGAGCACCGAGATGAACACGGCCCAGCCACGACGCGGCGACCAGGACGAACACGACGCGGCGCGAATGATCGGCTTTCTGCGTGCGTCGATGCGCTCGCAGGCCGAGCGGATCGTCGACACCCCGACCGGGTTCGCCGTGTTCAGCGACACCTACCGGCACTCCTACGACCACAACAAGTTCGTCGTCACCGACACCGGCGACCTCCGCGCCGTGTCGGACACCGCCGAGAGAGTGCTCGCCGCCGAGGGCTGCGCGCACCGCAGCATCGTCGTCCACGACGAGCGACTGGGCGAACTGCTCGCCCCGCAGCTACTCGAGACCCGCCACCTCCACGTGCGCGACGTGCTCATGCGCCACGACGGCCAGCCGGCCGACCGCCCTGCCGACCCGGCTGTCATCGTGGCCGAGATCGCCCTGGACGAGCTGCGCGACGCCGACCGCGACACCTGGCAGACCGAGCTTCCCCAGGTGTCGGCCGAGGTGATCGAGCAGCTCGTCGACCGCCGTGTGACCCGGCTGCGGGCCGCGCCGCAGGTGACGTTCCTCGGCGTACGCGACGAGCACGGCCGCGTCGTCGCACACGCCGACCTCTACCTCGACGCCGCGGCGGGCATCGCGCAGATCGAGGACGTGCAGACCCGGCCGGCCCACCAGGGCCGAGGCCTGGCCCGCGCGGTGCTCGACACGGCCCTTCGCCGCGCCCGGCACGCCGGCTGCGACATGGTGTTCCTGGAGGCGAGCGTCGAGGACTGGCCACGGCGGTTCTACGCCAGGCTCGGCTTCCGCGAGATCGCCGTGACCCACCTCTTCACCCGCCTGCCGGCCTGAGCCCCGGCCGCGACCGGGGTTCAGGGCTGCGCCGACCAGGCTGGGCCGGGATCAGGCGGCGGAGGCCAGGACCATCGAGGCGACGACCGGGCCGAGGTAGAGCAGCGGGAACGGGACGTGAGCGTACGACCTGGCGCGCAGCACGGTGATCACCGCGCCGGTGAAGTAGAGCACCAGCCCGATCCCGGCCAGCACTCCGACCACGGGGACGAAAAGCCCGACCACCAGACCCAGCGCCCCCGCGGCCTTGGCCACGCCGAGCCAGGTCCACCACGAACGGGGCACACCGTAGTCGGCCAGCGGCTCGACGACCCACTTGGCCCCGGCGAACATGGATCCGGCGGAGAAGCCGACCCAGGCGGCGGCGATGACGGTGACGACGGTGTAGGCGGTGGACATCAGATGCTCCTCCAGTGCTGCGATGTGCCTTCACCGGTATGACTCGGCCCACCGCGAGAACGTGACAGCTCGGCCAGACGTTCTTCGGGTGCGTCGCAAGGCCGGCACTTTCCTGAGCGGCATCGGGCGGTGCTCATCGCTCAAGAGCGGCGGGCTATCGCGTCGTGATCGGGCAGCTCGTAGGAGATGGCCCTACCTGCGCGTCGGATGCTGTCACCGCTGTCACACGGCTCCAACTCGGGGACGGCCTTCGGGGAGCTCACTTGTGCTGCCTACGATGCAGACCAGTTCCGCCACGGCTGGGGCAACCGTGGCTGCTCGGTGGGATGTAGACGTTGGGCGTGTCCAGGCCTGCGGCCGTGGTCCATTCAGTCCCGCCGTAGTGTTTGCACAGCCCGCGCGGCTTGATGTCTCGTTTCCGGATCACCTGCCGGACGGTGCCGAATATCGCGCGTACGCGAGACGCGGCACCTCGTCAGCCCTAGATCATCCCAGGTCGGCCAGTGCCGCCTCGCCTGCCGTCACCGACCTTCAAGGTGCCGCCACCAGTCGTCGTCGACGGTCAGCATTCCGTCATCGAGGTCTTGCCCGAACCGATTTGCGTCGACTGGAGCCGGCCGAGCAGTCATCACCGCCGTGAGCTCGTCGGGCAGTACGAGACAGTGTTCTTCGACGTAGTGCGCCAGGCCCTCCGGCCAGATGAAGTGGTTGCCGTCAGTGAGTTCCGTCGGCCCGTTGGTCTACCCGCACAGGCGACAGAGCGAGTGACCTGCGGCGGCGACGAACGTGGTGCCGTGGCGCAGGTAGTCACCGACCTGGCGCTGCCGCTCAGCGTCCGCGTCCGGATCCACGAACGCCGGCGCTTCGGGCCAACCGGGCTCGTCCGGCCCCGCCCAGTAACCGATCAATCGTATAGATCTTCGCGTCGACACCGACGCATCGTATGTGGCGCAGCCGCCGATCAGGGAACCACGCGGCTGGTTCAAGCGCCGGTGGCGCTGTGCTGAGCCCGGCTGTGCCCGCGTCTCGTTTACCGAGGCGGTGACCGCTGTCCCGGCCCGTAAGCGGCATCAGCGGCGGCGTCAATTGAACTTCGTGGTCCGCGCACTCGATAACGTGAAGACCGCCGAACTACCTGGAGGCAGTCGCGAAGGGTCGGCGCTTTGTCGTGGCCTACGGCTTTCGCAACCCGCCAACCAGCGGCTACATACCTGTTGCGGCATCACTCGACGAGCCCGAGGACACCTCGACCCCCGGCAACTTCGCTGAGCCACCATGCGTATGCGGTCACTTGATACTTCCGAAGACGGTGTGCATAAGCACGCTGATGTTCGCAACGATCGTCGCTGTCGCGATTATCAGCAGAACGGCCACGGTCAAAAGGACCTTCCAACGTCGGCGCATCCAGATCAGCATCCGCCCATTCGATCACCCGAGCGACGACATCACAAGCGTCTGCGGGCGACGGCGTGAGCGTGACCGGGCGTGGCGCATCGGCGCTGGACCTGTCGGGAAGCCGGGCATCGATGGCGCATTCACGAATGGAACTGTACCTCTTGCGTCCGCCATCGATCATCAGTATCGTCCCGTTGATCCACGGCATTGTGCAGAGGGGAGCACCGTTGCGTCTACGAAGGACAAGTGAGTGGATCGGCACGTCGGCGATCGCCGTCCTCATCGGTGGAACGCTGTTGACGGCATGTTCGTCGCCGGAGAGCGTCGAGTTGAGCGCTCAACCAGAAAGGATCTCGCACGGAAAGGAGGTGTACCACTTCGACGACGTCTCCGTCATGACCGCTACGTCTGATCTGATCGTCAGCGCACGCGTCCGAGGTGTCCAACCGGGCCGCTGGATCGGTGTCAAAGGCAGCCCTGATGCCGATCAGATTCGAGAAGTCACTCTCGAAGTCAAGAGCGTTTTGTTCAGCAAGATCGGAACGCCGCCCGCAGTCATAACCATGGATGAAGGCGCCTGGAACCCGGCTGGCGACGGCCTCCAGTTCGAGAGTGTCACCTGGACCAAGGTGGGCCACGAGGGGTACTACTTCCTGCGGGCGAGCGACATTCCAAACAATTATCTGCTGGTCAGCTCTCAGGGCAGGGTCTCGTTCGACGGGCAGAAGCTGGTGTCCACCGCCGATGAGGCCAATCCGATTCACGCTGCGCTGGCGTCGATGAGTGCCTCCTCACTCGAGTCGGCCATCCGTCGCGCGGGTGCCGAATTCACGGCAGGCAGGCTCATGCCTGCGGGAAGGTTCGGCGAGTGATGATCCGTCGCCGGGCCGTCGCCCACCGCGCGGGAACCCATTTTCCGTTCTCTGTCCAAGGAGCCGCGTTGCCGCGCATCGGAAGTCGCTCGATCATCGTGGCCATCGTGGTCCTGCTCGCTTCAGTCCTGACGCCGGCCCAAGCAGCTCTTGCGGATCATGACGGATGGGGCATCGACCCGGACAATCGCACGCAATACGTCAAGAAGATCGATTTCTCGTCGTCCCACGCCGATGCGGCGGTCGACCACGGCAAGGCTCAACTCGAGCGTAGCGTGATCACCACTGGGTGGGGCGACAACGACATCGAGGTCTTCGAGCACCCTTACGGTAATACAGGCTGGACAGGGCTGACCGACTGCACGGACTGGAACGTGCTCCTCACGTCTTGCAATGTCATTCGGATCCGCTTCAATCACTCGGCGATGGTCAATGCCAACTACACCCATTGGCGTAGCCTCGGCTGCCACGAATTCGGACACAGTGGAGACCTAGGGCATCGCGACCCCGACGAGGACACCGACAACAACTCGTGTATGCGAGAGAATATCTGGCCTGAGAACTTCGACAGTCATGATCTCACTGCGATCGACATAGCAACCGCGTGAGTGAGCGCACTGACGGCGGCGCGTCGTTGCGTGCCGCCGTCAGTTGCGAGGCGGTAATGCCCAACCCACCCTTGCAAACTGCTACGTGGAATGGAATGTGCATGTCCAGGTCGTATCAGGGTCTGCTCGCCTGCTCGCTTCTGCTCGCCGCAGCACTGTCCGGATGTGCGGTCGAGGCCCACGCGGGCCCGAACTTCTGCGCGCAGGCAGCACCGCTCGCCTTCGGCAAGGGCGAAAGTCTCGATCACGTCGAGAAGTTGAAGATCATTCGTGCGCTGAGTGAAGAGGCGCCAGGTGATCTGAGGTCGGACTTCGACACGCTGATCGGGTGGTACGAGCACCTGGGAGCTGATCACGGCAACGGCGAGCAACAGGCTAAAGCCACAAAGTCCGCCAGTGTCACGATCGGCGAGTTCATCGAGCGCGAATGCGACATCAATTTGGGCGGGATCCGAACTTAGCGACCCGCGCAAACCTCGTTGAGCCGTTCTTCGGCGGCGGTGTGATCCTGAGTTTTCTGGTCGCTGCGGCGCGATGGGCCGGTCGGACGTATTCGGCATCGCATCGAGATTGGTGGGTTTAGTCTGGTGTGGATACATCGTCTTTGTCGGACTGCAGGGATTGGCCAGACTTCGACGGAATCGAAGGAAGTGTATGCCTGGCGATTGATTTCGAGCGACGGGCTCGGTGACCGACTCTCCATCAACATGGGCTGTTGTTAGGTTGGCGTCCGCTGCTGGCGCGGGTCGTGCGGGTGGCACCCGGGTAGCTGGGCGACGCGCCGTGACGCGGTTGCTGTCGGGAGGTCCGGCTGAACACTTGGCGGTATGGCGTCGGCGACGGTCCGATCGATGTCGAAGCAACCGTGACGGCGCTGCGCTTCGTTGAGCAGGAGCTGCGCCGACGCCTGGCCGACCAGCCGAACACGGGCACCTTCTACGCCTGGTACGACGAGCAGGCTGGTCAACTGAGGTGCTCGTTGACCTCGGCTGCTCCGAGCCGGTTGCCGTTCGGTGGAGCACTCCGTTCCGCGCTTAACCTGCGGATTTGCCACATAAAGGTCCGATGGTAGTCAACCGCGTTGTCCGCGTCGGTCGACGCCAACGGAACGATCGTGGCGTGGTGGTCAGCGGGTGAGGGCGGTGGTGACCTCGGTGCGGGAGGCGACGCCGAGTTTGCGCAGGATGCTGGAGACGTGCACGGCCGCGGTCTTCGGTGAGATGTACAGCCTGCGGGCCAGTTCGGCGTTGGTCAGGCCGTCGGCGACCAGCAGCGCCACTTCCCGCTCGCGGGTCGTCAGCGCGGAGACGCCGGTGACCGTCTGGCGTCCGTCGGCGGGCGCGAGACCGAGCTGGGCCCGTAGCTGGCCGAGCTGCTCCACCCGCCAGCCGGTCCAGCGGCGCAGCAGTTCGCCGGCGCGCTCGACACAGCCGGCCGCCTCGGCGTCGCGGCCCAGCGCCAGCAGGCAGCGGGCCGCGCCGAGGTGGGCGGTGCCGCGTACGGCCAGGGCCAGCAGCGGCGACTCGGCGACCGAACGGTAGCCGTCCAGCGCGGCCGAGTCCTGCCCGCACACTTCGGCGACCTGCGCCTCGACCAGCGCCCGCCAGTGGTCCCAGACCTGCCCGTCGAGCAGCTCTGCGGCGAGCTGCCGCAGCCGGGGCAGCGGCAGTCCGGCGTGCAGTGCCGCGGACAGCAGGTCGTGTGCCTGCTCGCCACTGCGCCACGCCTGCTGGCGTAGTCCGTCGAGCACCCGGTCGAGCAGCGCGTCGGCGCCGTCGAGGTCGGCGCGGCGGCAGGCGAGGTGGAAGCCGAGGCCGTCGAGCACCAACGGGTCGACCTTCTCGATGCCCGACAGGTCGGTGATCAGCCGCTGCACCCGGTCGAGGTTGCCCGACTCCAGGCACAGCCCGGCGAGGAAGACCGCGTGGAAGTCGGCGCGGCGGCCGGAGTAGAGGTAGCCGCGGTCGCGGGAGCGGCCTTCGTCGAGCGCGCCTATCGCGGCCTGCAGGTCGCCTTCGCGCATGGCGAGCCGGGCCAGGCCCTGGAAGTATGCCGCGACGGCCAGTGACTCGAATCCGGCTCGCTCGGCGTCGCCGCGCATGCGTTCCAGCAGTTCGGCCTGCTCGGTCAGCGATGAGGCCTGCGGCATGTTCACCAGCCGGTTCAGTGCCCGCGCGGCCAGCACCCACTCGCCGAGTTTCTCGGCCTCGTCGACGAGGCCGGACAGGGTGGCCCGGCCCTCCTCGGATCGGTCGGGGTGGCCGGTCAGCACGATGCCCTTCTCGACCAGGGCGGCGAGCCGGATCTGGGGCAGGTCGAACTCGGCGGCCAGGGCGAGGGCCCGGTCGGCCCATTCGAGGGCTTCGTCGTCGTGGTCGCGCAGCATCGCCGACTGCGCCACGGCGGTCATCGCCCGGGCCTTGTCCGCGCCGGGCGGCAGCTGGGCGATGAGTCGTTCGATGTCGGCGGTGACCTTCTCCAGCCAGGGCTCGTCGTCGGTCTCCCAGGCGAGCCGGATCAGCAGGTAGAGCGCGTCGGCGCGGTCGGCGGGCCCGTCGGCGAGGTCGCGCCAGCGTTGGGCGTATCCGGCGGCGTCGTCGAGCAGCCCGGCCAGCCAGGCGGCACGGGCCGCGGCGGACAGCAGGGTCAGGTCCTCGGGGTCCTCGGCCATGCCCATCTCGGCCAGCTGCAGTGCCTGGTACGCCGATCCGATCGCCAGGTACAGCACCGCGCCGCGGCGGGCGGCGGACACCATGTCGGCGTATCGGCCGGCGGCCTGGGCGTGGTGGGCGATCAGGGCCGGGTCGGCGTCGCCGCCGTCGAGCAGTGCCTCCAGGGCGCTCTCGTGCAGGCGGCGGCGTTGGCGGCCGAGCATCTGCCCGGTGATGGCCTCGCGGACCAGCGCGTGCCGGAAGCTGAACTCGTCCTCGCCGGCCTCCACCAGCACCCCGCGCACGACCAGGTCGCGCAGGACGCTGATCAGCTCGTTCTCGCTGGCCCCGGTGACGGTCGCGAGCAGGTCGAACGGGGCCCGGCGGCCGAGGACGGCGGCGGCCTCGACCACGCGCTGCGCGTCGGTGTCGAGGCTGGCGACCTGGCGGCGCAGCACTTCGGCGAGGCTCCACGGCAGTGGCTGCTCGACCAGGGCGTCGAGGTCGTCGGGCTGGCAGGAGCCGAGCAGTTCCTCCAGGAAGAACGGGTTGCCGCCGGTGCGGTGATACAGCGCGGCGGCGGTGCGGTAGGACACCGGCTTGCCGGTGACGGTGGCCAGCAGTGCCGCGGTCTCGGCCTCGGTCAGCCGTTCCAACCGCAGGTGGGCCACGGCGTGGCGGCGCTCCATGCGCTCGAGCAGCGACGCGAGCGGGTGGCGGCTGCTGACCTCGTCCGGCCGGTAGGTGCCGATGAGCAGGCGGGGGCCGTCGGTGTCGGCCAGGCGCTCGAACAGCGCGGCGCTCTCGGAGTCGGCCCAGTGCAGGTCCTCGAACACGATCACCGAGGGGCCGTCGCCGACCAGGTCGGCGACCAGCGCCAGCCCGGTGTGCAGGCGTTCGACGGGGCTGCGGCGCGCGTCCGTCAGCGCGGCCAGCCGCTCGGCGTCGACCTGCACGCCGTCGGCGCCGTCGATCGCGTCGAGCAGCAGCTCGTACGGGCGGGCCAGGGAGTCGGGTTCGGCCTGGCCGACCAGCACCACGGCCTGCTCGGGCAGGGTCGGCAGCAGCTCCCGGACCAGCCGGGTCTTGCCGATGCCGGGCTCGCCGCCGACGAACACCACGGCCGGCCGGCGTGATGCCACCAGCTGCGTCAACTGCCGCAGCTCGCGGTCGCGCCCGACCATCGTGGAGCTCACCCCACCTCGCTGACTTCCCACGCGCGACAGCGTACCGGCGCAGACGGACAGGCCCGGGGCCCATTTCGGGCTCCCGGGCCTGTGTGCTCGCTCTCATCGGAGTACGCGTTGGCGTGCCTTGCCGCCGATCCGGCGGCGGCGTCAGTGCGTCTGCTTCGGCAGGGTGAGGATTTCGGCGCCGTCGTCGGTGATGGCGATCGTGTGCTCGCTGTGTGCGGTCCGGCAGCCGGTCGCGCTGCGCAGTGTCCAGCCGTCGGCGTCGGTGACGAGTTCGGCGGTGTCGGCCATGACCCACGGCTCCAGTGCGAGCAGCAGCCCGGGGCGCAGTCTGTAGCCGCGGCCGGGCCGTCCGGTGTTCGGCACGTGCGGGTCCTGGTGCATCGTCGAGCCGACGCCGTGGCCTCCGAACTGGGTGTTGACCGTGTACCCCGCTTCGGTGAGGGCCGAGCCGATGGCGTGGGAGATGTCGCCGATGCGAGCTCCCGGCCCGGCGACCGCGATCCCTGCGTGCAGCGCGCGTTCGGTCGCGTTGATCAGCGCGACGCTCTCCTGCGGTTTCGCGTCGCCCACGAGGAAGCTGACGGCGGAGTCGGCGACGACTCCGTCCTTGGAGACGGCGAGGTCGAGCGACAGCAGGTCGCCGTCGGCCAGCGCGTAGTCGTACGGCAGGCCGTGGAGCACGGCGTCGTTGACCGACGTGCAGATGTAGTGGCCGAACGGTCCACGTCCGAAGGACGGCGCGTAGTCGACGTAGCAGGACAGCGCTCCGGCCTCGGCGATCATCTGCTTGGCCCACCGGTCGATGTCCAGCAGGTTGGTGCCCACTGCGCTGCGGCTCTTGAGCGTCTGCAGAATGTCGGCGACCAGGGCGCCTGCCGCCTTCGCGCGCGGCAGCTCGGCGGGGTCCAGGATCTCGATCATGCGACGCCTTTCTCGTCAACCAATAACTATCCCGGCCATGTTATCCCGGTACTATAATCCCACCATGGTCAGGTTGCCGCTCACAGTCGCAGAGGTCGAGCGCGGACGGCGCCTCGGGGCGCTGCTGCGTCGCGCCAGGAGAGAGCGCT contains these protein-coding regions:
- a CDS encoding ATP-binding protein; translation: MGSQRGGVSSTMVGRDRELRQLTQLVASRRPAVVFVGGEPGIGKTRLVRELLPTLPEQAVVLVGQAEPDSLARPYELLLDAIDGADGVQVDAERLAALTDARRSPVERLHTGLALVADLVGDGPSVIVFEDLHWADSESAALFERLADTDGPRLLIGTYRPDEVSSRHPLASLLERMERRHAVAHLRLERLTEAETAALLATVTGKPVSYRTAAALYHRTGGNPFFLEELLGSCQPDDLDALVEQPLPWSLAEVLRRQVASLDTDAQRVVEAAAVLGRRAPFDLLATVTGASENELISVLRDLVVRGVLVEAGEDEFSFRHALVREAITGQMLGRQRRRLHESALEALLDGGDADPALIAHHAQAAGRYADMVSAARRGAVLYLAIGSAYQALQLAEMGMAEDPEDLTLLSAAARAAWLAGLLDDAAGYAQRWRDLADGPADRADALYLLIRLAWETDDEPWLEKVTADIERLIAQLPPGADKARAMTAVAQSAMLRDHDDEALEWADRALALAAEFDLPQIRLAALVEKGIVLTGHPDRSEEGRATLSGLVDEAEKLGEWVLAARALNRLVNMPQASSLTEQAELLERMRGDAERAGFESLAVAAYFQGLARLAMREGDLQAAIGALDEGRSRDRGYLYSGRRADFHAVFLAGLCLESGNLDRVQRLITDLSGIEKVDPLVLDGLGFHLACRRADLDGADALLDRVLDGLRQQAWRSGEQAHDLLSAALHAGLPLPRLRQLAAELLDGQVWDHWRALVEAQVAEVCGQDSAALDGYRSVAESPLLALAVRGTAHLGAARCLLALGRDAEAAGCVERAGELLRRWTGWRVEQLGQLRAQLGLAPADGRQTVTGVSALTTREREVALLVADGLTNAELARRLYISPKTAAVHVSSILRKLGVASRTEVTTALTR
- the map gene encoding type I methionyl aminopeptidase; this translates as MIEILDPAELPRAKAAGALVADILQTLKSRSAVGTNLLDIDRWAKQMIAEAGALSCYVDYAPSFGRGPFGHYICTSVNDAVLHGLPYDYALADGDLLSLDLAVSKDGVVADSAVSFLVGDAKPQESVALINATERALHAGIAVAGPGARIGDISHAIGSALTEAGYTVNTQFGGHGVGSTMHQDPHVPNTGRPGRGYRLRPGLLLALEPWVMADTAELVTDADGWTLRSATGCRTAHSEHTIAITDDGAEILTLPKQTH